One Vicia villosa cultivar HV-30 ecotype Madison, WI linkage group LG5, Vvil1.0, whole genome shotgun sequence genomic window, CCAACACGGTCAATTTATTGttatcaaaaacaaaataatagtaCAACCCAACCAACAAATTCAAAGTTTAATATGCCAACATCGGGGCCGGCTCAATTTGTTTAGAGGCTTAAGTAAATTTTAAAGTAAGATCTTTAAAATgtatttgaaaatattaattttgtggttGTTAAAAATTGAACTCAATATCAAAAAGAAAAGAGGCATATATATTACCAACTCAACTACATTAATATATGTAACTCAagtgtcattatatatttttataattaaatgaaaaaaatttgagACATTTTTTGAACCTAACTTTTGAGGCCTAAAACCCTAGCTTCGATAACTTGGCCCTTGGGCCGGCCCTGGCGAACtaattcattcttccataaaatgtttcattttttgtttaaaaaaaaaattctttcaaaataataacaattattatattactatacttttatttaataattctCACTTTAAAACATCATtagttataattaataataaaaacaatttaattaatagttcTTCTCATTAGTATTATACAAATACCACATACTCGAAAAAAATGATGTCGAACAATGCAAACAAAGTAGAGAATGCAATTGAACTTGTCATGCATGTTCATTTTATCCGCATCTTTTTGGGGTAGATTAAGATTTTAAACTCTCATTCTCTAATAACATTGTTCCGTTTAGCTCCATTTTTTCTAAGACATGAACATTAAAtcgaatttttttctttttaaatttttagaaATGCAAGGTTCGCATGATGATACATGATCACTCCatcttatattttctttttttgtattcgaattataattttaaattcacACCCTCAACTCAATTATATATACTCGGCCTTCATTCTATTTTTTTCCCCAAATTTTTACTAACCGGATAGAAAAGGAACATATATGTCTCGTCATCTTATTTAAAACCTTGACTCAATCTATCAAAAATTGGGGCATTTATGTTCGGTGGATCGGATACATTTTCCATAATTAGATTATAAacaaatttgttttgttttgtttcttaGATCACATGAAAAAAAAATTCCAATCTTCTTATAATAGAATGAGGAAGTGATACCCAACTCCTTttgtcattaaaataaaatatagtttcTAAATCTAAACCCTTgattttttagattaaaaaagtTTACCTTTTTTCTTGTATTCGTTTTCTTATCACAACAAAAAATTTCAATCCCAATAGCTTAGAGGGTCACTCATACAAAACCCATGAGTCACACATTCCATAACCACAAACAATTGGAGATAAATCAAATGCAGTTAAAAAATAGTTCATAACAACTCTAATGTGAAAACAATAAAATTTTACTTCTTGAAAACACATAACAACCCTAAACATGAAAATTGCTTGTTCTTAAAATGGAGTAATTAATTAACTACTACTATGACCAAGTGAGCTTTGCCTGGATTATTGTTGTGACTGTTGATCTTCTTTTATCTCTTGAGAATCCTCAGCAGCATCAGGTTCATTCACTGGCGGAGGAGATGATGGTGGTGGAGGAGGGGCTGTTCTGCTGCCGATACAAGAAGAGCATTTGGTTTCTATCCATGATTCAACGTCGTATTCGCCATAGCCCATGACCCGGCGACCGGAACAAAGCCTACCAATCATACCTGCAATGATACCCAGAACAGTGATGACTGCAAGAACCGCAATGACGGGTCCGACCGACCCTTGACTAGAATGGGTTGTGTATGCCTGTTGGGTTACATCTAAGGGTGGTAATTGGGTTACCTCTAAGGGTAgtagtggtggtggtggtggcggtAGCAGAATTGGTGTGGACATTTGAGAAGAACAGGTTCTTCTTGTTTTTTGAGGTTGTTGTGGTTTGGAGGATATGAAAATGATGACTTGTGAGAGATAGTGTTTAGAAAGGGTTCTAATATGAAAATGGTTTAACTTTATAATGGAGTCTTTCGATgaaatttatgtttttgtttttctattgGAGAGAGAATGAGAATGTCATGAAGAGGGGAAAGGAAAACAAACACCAATATAATTTCATATGCTATTTTTCTAGTGCTCTTTTTCCTTTTTGGCCAAAATAAATTATAGCGCAAAAGTAAGTATAAACTTGTTTTTACTCCTTATGTCCTTTATTGAAGAAGTTAAATattcatttatataaaaaaaaagtgattgATTTAACTAttttatatgttatttttatacaaaattattattatatttaatgatataatgaaaaaaattaagataaCTCAATTGGGTACAATTGGTATTTATTAATTGAGTTAAATGATTGTGAATTAATTGTTGATATTTATATCttaatttttaaaagtttaaatGTAGTTTTGATCTTTTAAGtttcttaattatttgattttggtctttcaaattttaattgctttattttaGGTTCTCAAATTTATTCatttttgcatttgatagtccaaaAGTGATATGTAGACTAAAATTCGCTTAAGtcacattaaaataattaagtcaACGCCGATGTAACATAAAATAATGACTAATATGACAAAATAAACTTTTCCAATACAAAAGGAAGTGTTTTCCCAATATTTGATTACATAACAAAATAATCAACATTCTTATattgtattatattagtttttccgttattttaaatattcaagtattattttatacaatttgaacatatattgtattttaaaatacattatagtatttataagagataatatagtacttaaaaatatattatgtttaaaatattatgaagttttattttaatttttttaaataaaaaagttcgTTTAGGGCCGAGTAGCCCGAAGCTCATCTAAGACCGGACTCGGGTAGTAATTCTCAAGCCCATAATAAATCGAATTTTTTGTCTCAGTCCTAAAAAACCCAGGGCCCGTCATCACCGACCTATTTAGGGTCGGGTAGCCTGTACTCTACTCTTCATGATGGAAGTTCATTCTTCTTCAACTccctcatttttttttctttttttagtttgtatgtaaaatttaaaacaatatttattttaaatgagaAATACtaatttggaaaatgatggaaattttttttaaatatctaagttaaaaaatatattaaaaaaccagtttttcaaaaaatttaccaaagtgtctaggtttcgCAGTACTCCCTGGTATATGCGCCATACCATTTGGCGCATTGGAACAAACTTTTGTAGAACAAGCCATATCATATGGTGCAAACATGTTAGGAAAATAGGtaagccatttcaaatggcgcctATTTCTTGTTGTTTTCACATATGATCTGTTTCAAATGGCTCATAAGTGttagagttttttttataaaaaatacccCATTTTGATCCATTTCGCGCAAAGTTTTCGATTCCGGTCTTCGATTTTCGAATAATTGTCCGATATCCTGGTTTTGTAAAAGTGTAATTAACCCTAATAATGTTATTTAATATTTGTGTTGTCGATTCCGCCGCTTAATAAAGTAGAGttcattgattaaaaatatgttaCAAAGTCGATACACGAAGTCGATACATTATCGTAAAAATATGTTACAAAGTTGATTAAACATGTGATGAGGTTGTTCCACGGCTAGGACATTTCTTTTTACCGTGCCCTAGTtgacgacaaatgctgcattttctttccattttgtcatGCACGTCCATCTCAGTTTGAATGTGAATACTGTTGGGGCGACCCTTTTTATTTCGTCGCATCGTGTCATTATGCCATACTACCTCCCCATCATACtgaggccagtaatcctcctttgcCACTACTGGAAATTCTACACTGTATACTTGTAGCAATGTCTCAGCCTTGTAAATTGGAGATAATAGCGATAATGCGTCTCGGTGCGCAAATGCACATGTTGttatgacatgggagcaaggcatacaAAATGCTTGAAACTtaccacagtcgcaccaatgatCATCTAGTAGAACCCGATATTGTTGTCTCGGCAATccttcattgtggtcaattgtttctcgaACACTGAAGGTGCGGTTAAATCGATCGAAAGCAGTTACATGATAACTGTTGGCCTTGGCagattgttcattcataaatttcatgcaactgttgaatgcagtatagggcaagcaacaaaaaagatttggaaatattgatctgggaattatcgtccttagagatggagagatgccattcaacagtttctatggtttcgaactttggattgaatgagcaaaaagtaaacaaagatatagacaggaaaagaataaacacattcttag contains:
- the LOC131605510 gene encoding uncharacterized protein LOC131605510, whose amino-acid sequence is MNEQSAKANSYHVTAFDRFNRTFSVRETIDHNEGLPRQQYRVLLDDHWCDCGKFQAFCMPCSHVITTCAFAHRDALSLLSPIYKAETLLQVYSVEFPVVAKEDYWPQYDGEVVWHNDTMRRNKKGRPNSIHIQTEMDVHDKMERKCSICRQLGHGKKKCPSRGTTSSHV
- the LOC131607435 gene encoding uncharacterized protein LOC131607435, which translates into the protein MSTPILLPPPPPPLLPLEVTQLPPLDVTQQAYTTHSSQGSVGPVIAVLAVITVLGIIAGMIGRLCSGRRVMGYGEYDVESWIETKCSSCIGSRTAPPPPPSSPPPVNEPDAAEDSQEIKEDQQSQQ